In a genomic window of Mucilaginibacter sp. KACC 22063:
- a CDS encoding glycosyltransferase family 2 protein, which translates to MKINKLSIVIPAYNEARTIHLILNKIKAVELIDDIEKEVIIVNDCSKDDTEQAISRYQQQNPDLNIQYFKHEVNKGKGAALHTGIAKATGDYVIIQDADLEYDPAEYNDLLKPICSGFADVVYGSRFMGSNPHRILFFWHTIGNRWLTFASNMFANMNLTDMETCYKLFDRKLIQSLNLQEKRFGFEPEVTLKLSRIPNLRLYEVGISYYGRTYDEGKKIGWKDGFRAIWCILKYGMFKAK; encoded by the coding sequence ATGAAAATTAACAAATTATCAATTGTAATACCTGCATATAACGAAGCCCGTACCATACATCTTATTCTGAATAAGATCAAAGCAGTAGAATTAATTGATGATATTGAAAAAGAAGTGATTATTGTAAATGATTGTTCTAAGGATGATACCGAACAGGCTATCTCTCGTTATCAGCAGCAAAACCCTGACTTAAATATCCAATACTTTAAGCACGAAGTTAATAAAGGTAAAGGCGCTGCTTTACATACCGGCATTGCAAAAGCTACCGGCGATTATGTGATCATTCAGGACGCTGACCTTGAATACGACCCTGCAGAATATAATGACCTTTTAAAACCAATCTGTAGTGGATTTGCAGATGTGGTATACGGCTCGCGCTTTATGGGCAGCAACCCACACCGTATTTTGTTCTTTTGGCACACGATAGGTAACAGGTGGTTAACATTTGCATCAAACATGTTTGCAAACATGAACCTTACAGACATGGAAACCTGTTATAAGTTATTCGACCGCAAGCTGATACAATCGCTCAATCTTCAGGAAAAACGCTTCGGTTTTGAGCCGGAAGTTACCCTCAAGCTTTCACGCATACCTAACTTACGCTTATATGAAGTGGGTATTTCTTACTATGGCCGTACTTACGACGAAGGTAAGAAAATAGGGTGGAAGGATGGTTTCCGGGCGATATGGTGTATCCTGAAATACGGAATGTTTAAGGCGAAGTAG
- the topA gene encoding type I DNA topoisomerase, with product MAKNLLIVESPAKAKTIEGYLGKDFTVKSSYGHIRDLVKSEDAIDIAHNFQQKYEVPADKKQVVNELKKLAKEAETVWLASDEDREGEAISWHLFETLGLKDNNTKRIVFHEITKPAILRAIENPRKINYNLVNAQQARRVLDRLVGFELSPVLWKKVKPSLSAGRVQSVAVRLIVEREREINKFKAEPAFKIVAIFGKGREAFKAELGERFSTQEQAEKFLNDCIAANFTVNSLETKPAKRAPAAPFTTSTLQQEASRKLGFSVSRTMTVAQKLYESGKITYMRTDSVNLSDTALQAAAQEIVSAYGPQYHQQRKYKTKSANAQEAHEAIRPTYFNEHTTDGDSAEKRLYELIWKRAIASQMSEAQFERTVARIGISTRSEELVANGEVMKFDGFLKVYLESSDEDEENPQDGDNAMLPPLTKGQQLALQEMTATERYSRPPARYTEASLVKKLEELGIGRPSTYAPTISTIQNRGYVVKEEREGKQRNYKVLTLKSGEIRKEEKSEITGAEKGKMFPTDIGAVVNDFLVQYFNGIVDFHFTANVEKQFDEIAQGMKEWTDMIRKFYDPFHQEVESTIQNADKARGERDLGVHPENGKKVSVRIGRYGPFVQVGDNDDEQKLYASLRAGQMIETITLEDALELFKLPKKVGVFEEKDMTVAIGKFGPYIRHNSAFYSLPKGIDPLDVSEQQAIEIIQEKRKKDAEKLIKTFDENPDVKILNGRWGPYIEFGKLNVKIPKGKEPQSLTYDECKALADAMEKEPKKAGKKFAKKK from the coding sequence ATGGCTAAAAATTTATTGATAGTTGAATCACCCGCTAAAGCTAAAACCATTGAAGGGTATCTGGGCAAAGACTTTACTGTAAAGTCGAGCTATGGGCATATCCGTGATCTGGTAAAGTCTGAAGATGCCATAGATATCGCACACAATTTCCAGCAGAAGTATGAGGTTCCTGCCGATAAAAAGCAGGTAGTGAACGAGTTGAAAAAACTTGCCAAGGAAGCTGAAACGGTATGGCTTGCTTCCGATGAGGACCGCGAGGGTGAAGCAATCTCGTGGCACTTATTTGAAACCTTAGGCTTAAAGGATAACAATACAAAACGTATTGTTTTTCACGAAATCACTAAACCGGCCATTTTACGTGCAATTGAAAATCCGCGTAAAATTAACTACAACCTGGTTAATGCACAGCAGGCACGCCGTGTGCTCGACCGTTTAGTAGGTTTCGAACTATCCCCAGTGCTTTGGAAAAAGGTTAAACCTTCGCTTTCGGCAGGGCGTGTACAATCGGTAGCGGTACGTTTGATCGTAGAACGCGAGCGTGAGATCAATAAATTTAAGGCCGAACCTGCTTTTAAAATTGTAGCAATTTTCGGTAAAGGCCGTGAAGCATTTAAAGCTGAGTTAGGCGAACGTTTTTCTACCCAGGAACAGGCAGAGAAGTTTTTAAACGATTGTATTGCAGCCAACTTTACAGTTAATTCACTGGAAACTAAGCCTGCTAAACGTGCTCCAGCTGCTCCGTTTACCACATCTACGCTTCAACAGGAAGCCAGCCGTAAACTGGGCTTCTCTGTTTCGCGTACCATGACGGTTGCTCAAAAGCTATATGAATCGGGTAAGATCACTTACATGCGTACCGATTCGGTTAACCTTTCTGATACGGCATTACAGGCCGCAGCACAAGAAATTGTATCTGCATACGGTCCGCAATATCATCAGCAGCGTAAATACAAAACCAAATCTGCTAATGCACAGGAAGCGCACGAGGCTATCCGTCCTACATATTTTAACGAACATACCACTGACGGCGATTCCGCCGAAAAGCGTTTATACGAACTGATCTGGAAACGCGCCATTGCATCTCAAATGAGCGAAGCCCAATTTGAGCGTACAGTTGCCCGTATCGGCATCTCAACCCGAAGTGAGGAGTTGGTAGCCAACGGCGAGGTAATGAAGTTTGACGGCTTCCTGAAGGTGTATCTGGAGTCATCTGATGAGGATGAGGAAAACCCGCAAGATGGTGATAATGCTATGTTGCCACCGCTTACCAAAGGTCAGCAATTGGCTTTGCAGGAAATGACCGCTACAGAGCGTTACTCAAGGCCACCTGCACGTTATACTGAAGCAAGCCTTGTAAAAAAACTGGAAGAGTTAGGCATTGGCCGGCCATCTACCTACGCTCCTACTATTTCAACTATACAAAATCGCGGTTATGTAGTTAAAGAAGAGCGTGAAGGCAAACAGCGTAACTATAAAGTACTGACCTTAAAGAGCGGCGAGATCAGGAAAGAAGAAAAGTCTGAAATCACAGGTGCCGAAAAAGGAAAAATGTTTCCTACTGATATTGGTGCCGTGGTAAACGACTTTCTTGTTCAGTACTTTAATGGCATAGTTGATTTTCACTTTACAGCAAACGTTGAAAAGCAATTTGATGAGATTGCTCAGGGCATGAAGGAATGGACCGACATGATCCGTAAGTTTTATGACCCGTTCCACCAGGAAGTGGAAAGCACTATTCAGAATGCCGACAAAGCCCGCGGTGAACGCGATTTGGGCGTACATCCTGAAAATGGCAAAAAGGTTTCGGTTCGCATAGGTCGTTACGGTCCGTTTGTACAAGTTGGCGATAATGACGATGAGCAGAAACTGTACGCAAGTTTGCGTGCCGGTCAGATGATCGAAACCATTACGCTTGAAGATGCGCTTGAGCTATTTAAACTTCCTAAAAAAGTAGGTGTGTTCGAGGAGAAGGATATGACGGTTGCCATCGGAAAGTTCGGCCCTTATATACGCCACAACAGCGCATTTTACTCGTTGCCAAAGGGTATTGATCCTTTAGATGTAAGCGAACAGCAAGCCATTGAGATTATACAGGAAAAGCGTAAAAAAGATGCTGAAAAGCTGATCAAAACGTTTGACGAAAATCCGGATGTTAAAATTTTGAACGGTCGCTGGGGGCCTTATATCGAGTTTGGCAAGTTAAACGTTAAGATACCAAAAGGTAAAGAACCGCAATCCCTTACTTATGATGAATGTAAGGCACTGGCAGATGCAATGGAGAAAGAACCTAAGAAAGCTGGCAAGAAATTCGCAAAGAAAAAATAA
- the mnmA gene encoding tRNA 2-thiouridine(34) synthase MnmA — protein MSKHGRILVAMSGGVDSSVAAVMLHEQGYEVIGLTMKTWDYASSGGSSKETGCCSLDSINDARALAVGYGFPHYILDIRNEFGDYVIDNFVDEYLAGRTPNPCVLCNTHIKWDALLKRADKLDCEFIATGHYANIRVHDNGRYVISKGRDENKDQSYVLWGVSQQNLARTKFPLGSFTKSEIRQMALDMGQLELAQKSESYEICFVPDNDYRAFLRHKVEDLDDRIGQGNFVLSNGNVVGKHQGYPFYTIGQRKGLGIALGQPMFVTRIEPATNTVVLGTQDELEKKQAWVRNLNLIKYENINEPMEAVTKIRYKDSGTLSTIQQLNDHMKVDFMHNVAGIAPGQSAVFYEGNDLLGGGFLM, from the coding sequence ATGAGTAAGCACGGAAGAATTTTAGTAGCCATGAGTGGTGGCGTTGATAGTTCAGTAGCAGCAGTGATGTTACATGAGCAGGGCTATGAGGTAATCGGGCTTACCATGAAAACCTGGGATTATGCATCATCGGGCGGTAGCAGTAAAGAAACCGGCTGCTGTAGCCTGGACAGTATTAATGATGCCCGTGCTTTAGCTGTAGGCTACGGGTTTCCGCATTATATATTAGATATTCGTAATGAATTTGGCGATTATGTGATCGATAATTTTGTTGACGAATATCTTGCAGGGCGTACCCCGAATCCATGTGTTTTATGTAATACACATATCAAGTGGGATGCTTTATTAAAACGTGCCGACAAACTCGACTGCGAATTTATTGCAACCGGTCATTATGCTAACATCCGTGTGCATGATAACGGTCGGTATGTAATTTCTAAAGGCCGCGATGAAAACAAAGACCAGTCTTATGTGCTGTGGGGTGTATCTCAACAAAATCTTGCGCGCACCAAATTTCCTTTAGGAAGTTTTACCAAGTCTGAGATCAGACAAATGGCTTTAGATATGGGTCAGTTGGAATTGGCTCAAAAAAGCGAAAGCTATGAGATTTGCTTTGTTCCTGATAATGATTACAGGGCATTTCTCCGCCATAAGGTTGAAGACCTGGATGACAGAATTGGTCAGGGAAACTTCGTATTAAGCAACGGCAACGTTGTAGGTAAGCACCAGGGGTACCCGTTTTATACCATAGGCCAGCGTAAAGGTTTGGGCATAGCTTTAGGCCAGCCCATGTTTGTAACCCGTATAGAGCCTGCTACAAATACAGTAGTGCTGGGTACGCAAGATGAATTGGAAAAGAAACAGGCATGGGTTCGCAACCTTAACCTCATTAAATACGAAAATATTAATGAGCCGATGGAAGCTGTTACTAAAATCAGATATAAAGATTCGGGAACATTAAGTACCATACAGCAATTGAATGATCACATGAAAGTTGATTTTATGCACAATGTTGCAGGAATTGCGCCTGGTCAGTCTGCCGTATTTTATGAAGGTAATGACCTGCTTGGCGGCGGGTTCCTGATGTAA
- a CDS encoding D-TA family PLP-dependent enzyme, with product MAWYEINDIDKIDSPALVIYPDRVKRNITLLKGMIDNIARIRTHVKSHKTKEAAYLQIAAGINKFKCATIAEAEMLGMCKAADVLLAYQPVGPKIERFISLIVKYPETEFSCLVDSKHTAEAISVAALSHNLQIPVYIDLNVGMNRTGIAPNQDAIELYIYCAQLKGIKTIGLHAYDGHIHDADYDVRQIKAEAIYELVINLQEKIFELSSVKPKVIIGGSPTFPIYALKPDVECSPGTFIYWDINYQQLFKEQEFDIAALLVVRVVSLPDDTKICVDLGHKAVAAESDLNKRVAFLNAPQLQPVSQSEEHLVLEAGKNHPFKPGDVLYGTPFHVCPTVALHNSGITIENAKTTGEWVTIARNRKINI from the coding sequence ATGGCCTGGTACGAAATTAACGATATCGATAAAATCGACTCACCTGCATTAGTTATATATCCGGATAGGGTAAAGCGTAACATTACCTTATTAAAAGGAATGATAGACAATATCGCCAGGATACGTACACATGTAAAATCGCATAAAACCAAAGAAGCTGCCTATTTACAAATAGCGGCAGGCATTAATAAATTTAAGTGTGCTACCATAGCCGAAGCCGAAATGCTTGGTATGTGCAAAGCTGCTGATGTGTTATTAGCGTATCAGCCGGTTGGGCCAAAAATTGAACGGTTCATTTCACTGATAGTAAAATATCCGGAAACTGAATTTTCTTGCCTGGTAGATAGTAAACATACAGCCGAAGCAATTTCTGTTGCAGCCTTATCTCATAATTTACAGATACCTGTTTATATCGATTTAAATGTCGGGATGAACCGTACCGGTATTGCGCCAAATCAAGATGCCATTGAACTATATATATACTGTGCACAACTGAAAGGTATAAAAACTATTGGATTGCATGCCTATGACGGCCATATACATGATGCTGATTATGATGTACGCCAAATTAAAGCCGAAGCGATATACGAGCTGGTTATTAATTTACAGGAAAAGATTTTTGAGCTAAGCTCTGTGAAACCGAAGGTAATTATAGGCGGTAGCCCGACATTTCCGATATATGCCTTAAAGCCGGATGTAGAATGCAGCCCTGGTACATTTATATATTGGGACATCAATTATCAGCAATTATTTAAAGAGCAGGAATTTGATATCGCCGCACTATTGGTTGTGCGTGTGGTTTCGCTACCAGATGATACAAAGATCTGCGTTGACCTTGGACATAAAGCAGTTGCTGCCGAAAGTGATTTGAACAAACGTGTAGCTTTCTTAAATGCGCCGCAATTGCAACCGGTTAGCCAAAGCGAAGAACATTTGGTTTTAGAAGCAGGAAAAAATCATCCGTTTAAACCAGGCGATGTTTTATACGGCACGCCGTTTCATGTTTGCCCAACTGTAGCACTGCACAATAGCGGAATTACTATTGAAAATGCAAAGACAACAGGTGAGTGGGTTACAATTGCAAGAAACAGGAAGATTAATATTTGA
- a CDS encoding 3-keto-disaccharide hydrolase, giving the protein MKKLNLQLFTFIILLFIFKVSVAQQAPNTLSAKEKKEGWHLLFDGKHTDQWVGANMSTFPTKPNGWVVKDGTLTILSSGGSEAQNAGDIITKEQFSAFELAFDFKMTRGANSGVKYFVTLAENTNGSAIGLEYQILDDDVHPDAKLGRDGDRKLASLYDLIPANKPASTIRPIGEWNTGKIIVYPDNRVEHYLNGVKVLEYVRKSQQYRNLVKISKYKVWKDFGEADKGHILLQDHGCEVSYRNIKIKTL; this is encoded by the coding sequence ATGAAAAAACTTAATTTACAGTTATTTACATTTATTATATTGCTGTTTATATTCAAAGTTTCAGTTGCCCAACAAGCCCCAAACACGTTAAGCGCAAAAGAGAAAAAGGAAGGTTGGCATCTACTGTTTGATGGAAAACATACCGATCAATGGGTTGGCGCAAACATGAGCACATTTCCGACTAAACCTAACGGATGGGTTGTAAAAGACGGCACACTGACTATTCTAAGTTCCGGTGGTTCTGAAGCGCAGAATGCTGGTGATATTATTACTAAAGAACAGTTTAGCGCGTTTGAATTAGCCTTTGATTTCAAAATGACCCGTGGTGCTAACAGCGGCGTAAAATATTTTGTAACGCTTGCCGAAAATACAAATGGCTCGGCCATTGGACTTGAATACCAGATATTAGATGATGATGTACACCCGGATGCAAAGCTTGGCCGCGATGGCGACCGTAAATTGGCTTCGTTATACGATTTAATTCCGGCAAACAAGCCAGCTAGTACTATCAGGCCAATTGGTGAATGGAACACCGGTAAGATCATCGTTTATCCGGATAATCGTGTTGAGCATTATTTAAACGGCGTTAAGGTTTTGGAATATGTGCGTAAATCTCAGCAATACCGTAATCTGGTAAAAATCAGTAAATACAAAGTCTGGAAAGATTTTGGTGAAGCTGATAAAGGCCACATCTTACTGCAGGATCATGGTTGTGAAGTAAGTTATAGAAATATTAAAATCAAGACTTTATAA
- a CDS encoding sugar phosphate isomerase/epimerase family protein: MKRILSFLFVTTLFTIDTAHAQKLLFPESPGIVSFTYRDSFARNVPATLDIVKRNGITDIEFSNLFKTPPEELRRLIDERGIKCSSYGVSYDDLVNKTEDVAKVAKILGAQYVRVAGIPHKGTFTLQNAGKAIIDFNKYGKILKEQYGLTFIYHNHGFEFEPYENGTLYDYIVKNTDPKYVSLELDILWAYFPGQDPAALLNKYSKRYKALHLKDLKKGVTGNMSGGTSQENDVVLGQGQINIPAVIKAALKAGVKHYYIEDESSASVAQVPLSIKYLNSLTK, from the coding sequence ATGAAGAGAATACTATCATTTTTGTTCGTCACAACACTTTTTACTATAGATACAGCCCACGCACAAAAGCTGTTATTTCCGGAATCGCCGGGAATTGTTTCATTCACTTACAGAGACAGTTTTGCGCGAAATGTTCCTGCTACGCTGGACATTGTAAAACGTAACGGTATTACCGATATCGAATTCTCAAACCTATTTAAAACACCGCCCGAAGAGTTAAGGCGACTGATAGACGAAAGGGGCATAAAGTGCTCGTCCTACGGGGTTAGCTATGATGACCTGGTGAATAAAACTGAAGATGTAGCTAAGGTTGCTAAAATACTTGGTGCGCAATATGTTAGAGTAGCCGGTATACCACATAAGGGAACATTTACCTTACAAAATGCCGGGAAGGCAATCATTGATTTTAATAAATACGGTAAGATTTTAAAGGAACAGTATGGCCTTACCTTTATTTACCATAATCATGGTTTTGAATTTGAACCTTATGAGAACGGTACTTTATATGATTACATCGTAAAAAACACCGATCCCAAATATGTAAGCCTGGAGCTTGATATTTTATGGGCTTATTTCCCAGGTCAAGATCCTGCTGCTTTGTTAAATAAGTATAGCAAGCGCTATAAGGCATTGCATCTAAAAGACTTAAAAAAAGGCGTTACAGGTAACATGTCTGGTGGTACGTCACAAGAAAATGATGTGGTATTAGGGCAGGGGCAAATCAATATTCCTGCTGTAATTAAAGCAGCTTTAAAAGCAGGAGTGAAGCACTACTACATTGAAGACGAAAGCAGCGCATCTGTAGCGCAGGTGCCATTAAGTATTAAATATCTAAACTCATTAACTAAATAA
- a CDS encoding Gfo/Idh/MocA family protein yields MEKRRHFIKKMALTTASLAGDSKLFSVSAKNYRNIIGANDRIHTAIIGLNGRGTSMAGTFTKQKNHEVSCVCDVDTRVFSKAVKAVTDAGQAYAPTTEGDCRKVLANKHIDAIYIATPDHWHAPLTIMGCQAGKHVYVEKPLSHNPHEGELAIAAARKYNRVVQMGAQRRSAPVLTQGINELHNGIIGRVYFAKTWYTNNRKATYLKPGTVPAELNYDLWQGPAPRMAYQDGLIHYNWHWFWHWGTGEALNNGTHEVDVARWGLGVEYPTRVTSIGGRYEFKDDWQTPDTQVVTMDFPDRKSIMWESRSSNGRKIEGSDRGIIFYGENGSLDTGGDSYKVYDIDGKLIKEVKSSGKEDTVQGRNTASVSLGMDSLHVADFLDAIRNNRRPNCDVEIGHKSIVGMQISNIAWRLGRDIKVDPNTGHILNDAEAQKLWSRTYEPGWEPKV; encoded by the coding sequence ATGGAAAAAAGAAGGCATTTCATAAAGAAAATGGCTTTAACCACCGCAAGTTTAGCTGGCGATAGCAAATTGTTTTCAGTAAGTGCAAAAAACTACAGAAATATTATTGGTGCTAATGATCGTATCCATACCGCTATTATTGGGTTAAACGGAAGGGGTACCAGTATGGCCGGCACTTTTACAAAGCAAAAAAATCATGAAGTATCTTGCGTTTGCGATGTAGATACCCGTGTATTTTCAAAAGCTGTTAAGGCGGTTACCGATGCTGGTCAGGCTTACGCACCAACTACTGAAGGTGATTGCCGTAAAGTGTTGGCTAACAAACATATTGACGCCATTTACATCGCAACACCCGACCACTGGCATGCCCCTTTAACCATTATGGGTTGCCAGGCGGGCAAGCATGTTTATGTAGAAAAGCCTTTGAGCCATAATCCGCATGAGGGTGAGCTTGCCATTGCAGCAGCGCGTAAGTATAATAGGGTAGTACAAATGGGTGCGCAGCGCCGGTCGGCACCAGTACTTACACAAGGCATCAATGAGTTACATAACGGCATTATAGGCCGCGTGTACTTTGCCAAAACATGGTATACTAATAACCGCAAAGCAACTTACTTGAAGCCAGGTACTGTTCCGGCGGAGTTGAATTATGACTTATGGCAAGGCCCTGCACCACGGATGGCTTATCAGGATGGTTTGATACATTATAACTGGCACTGGTTTTGGCATTGGGGAACCGGCGAAGCCTTGAACAACGGTACACATGAGGTGGACGTTGCACGTTGGGGTTTAGGTGTTGAGTATCCGACAAGAGTAACCTCCATCGGCGGCAGGTATGAATTTAAAGACGACTGGCAAACGCCTGATACACAAGTTGTAACTATGGATTTTCCAGATCGTAAGTCGATTATGTGGGAGAGCCGCAGCTCAAACGGAAGGAAAATTGAAGGCAGCGATCGCGGCATTATCTTTTATGGTGAGAACGGGAGCTTAGATACCGGCGGCGACAGCTATAAGGTTTATGATATTGATGGAAAGCTGATAAAAGAGGTAAAATCAAGCGGCAAAGAAGATACTGTGCAAGGCAGAAACACGGCAAGTGTTAGCCTGGGTATGGATAGCCTGCATGTTGCCGACTTTTTAGATGCCATACGTAACAACCGCAGGCCTAACTGCGATGTAGAAATTGGCCATAAAAGTATCGTCGGTATGCAGATCAGTAACATTGCCTGGCGTTTGGGCCGCGATATAAAGGTTGATCCTAATACAGGACATATTTTAAATGATGCAGAGGCACAAAAGCTTTGGAGCCGTACTTATGAACCAGGATGGGAACCTAAAGTTTAA
- a CDS encoding endonuclease/exonuclease/phosphatase family protein, whose amino-acid sequence MKLIRIALVALIMLLFMQSATHAQKLIVGSFNLRYDNPADTGNLWRERAPAVTSLIRFHDFDVLGTQEGKINQLQDLVKALPEYARYGVGRDDGKEGGEHSAIFYKKDRFTLLGKGDFWLSQTPDKPSLGWDATCCNRICSWVYLQDKQSGKKFWYFNGHFDHQGVVAREESSKLILKKIKEIAGNGMVLLTGDFNGGNDSSWYLRIANSGVLIDTYKQAKYPYGYNPTYHDFGKQLKGNEIIDHIFATSQFKVKRWGILSDSNQGKYPSDHFPVLAELAY is encoded by the coding sequence ATGAAGTTGATAAGAATCGCGTTAGTAGCTTTAATAATGTTGCTGTTTATGCAGTCGGCTACGCATGCTCAAAAATTAATTGTAGGCAGCTTTAACCTCAGGTATGATAATCCGGCTGATACCGGTAATTTATGGCGCGAACGCGCACCTGCTGTCACTTCACTGATCAGGTTTCATGATTTTGATGTGCTGGGTACTCAAGAGGGCAAGATTAATCAGCTGCAAGACCTTGTTAAAGCTTTACCAGAATATGCACGATATGGGGTTGGCCGCGATGACGGCAAGGAAGGAGGGGAGCATTCAGCCATATTTTATAAGAAGGACAGGTTCACATTACTTGGCAAAGGTGATTTCTGGCTGTCTCAAACGCCAGATAAGCCATCATTAGGATGGGATGCTACCTGCTGTAACCGCATTTGTTCATGGGTTTATTTGCAGGACAAGCAGTCGGGTAAAAAGTTTTGGTACTTTAACGGACATTTCGATCACCAGGGTGTTGTAGCCAGAGAAGAAAGCAGCAAGCTTATCTTAAAAAAGATAAAAGAAATTGCAGGTAATGGTATGGTGTTGCTTACCGGAGATTTTAATGGCGGAAACGATAGCTCATGGTATTTGCGAATCGCTAATTCAGGCGTGCTAATTGATACTTACAAACAAGCTAAATATCCCTATGGATATAATCCCACTTACCATGATTTTGGCAAGCAGTTAAAAGGAAATGAGATCATAGATCACATTTTTGCGACCAGTCAATTTAAAGTTAAGCGTTGGGGCATATTGTCTGACAGCAATCAGGGTAAATATCCTTCAGATCATTTTCCGGTGTTAGCCGAACTGGCTTATTAA
- a CDS encoding tetratricopeptide repeat protein, whose amino-acid sequence MKIGIFMTGLLSVVATATFAQKGELSNAQSELDKYEASRQNSITAALATQSITNAKTSIDKAAANEKTAALPQTFALKGAVYSALALRDTVPATSAPLFSTADEAQKKAIQLDTKGENKKLIDYTNRNLAQYQLTKGVKEYQAKKFGDAYKSFDYYRTIMPEDTNAIYYTGLAAVNSENYPAAITNYNKLLTTNYSGKDKIYQDLTSIYLASKDTAGALKIADEAVAKFPNNGEFRKRAIEIELQSGKQQEVLSKITSAIAADPKNKTLYYYAGLTYSGLAENAAKSLKAAAPAAKAALQKTKEENFTKAADMYKKALEIDPNYFEANLNLGFVLINPAIDAYNAANKLPASKQKEYDAAVAKANAMFDAAGPYLKKAVELNPKSPDALGNLKTYYLGKKDQAHAAEVQKQIDALK is encoded by the coding sequence ATGAAAATCGGAATTTTTATGACCGGCTTACTTAGCGTTGTTGCGACAGCAACATTTGCGCAAAAAGGCGAGCTGAGCAATGCACAAAGTGAGCTTGATAAATATGAAGCTTCAAGACAGAATAGCATTACGGCTGCCCTTGCTACCCAAAGCATCACTAATGCAAAAACATCCATAGACAAAGCAGCTGCTAACGAAAAAACTGCTGCACTGCCTCAAACTTTTGCTTTAAAGGGCGCTGTTTATTCAGCTTTAGCATTACGCGATACTGTTCCTGCTACTTCTGCTCCTTTGTTCAGCACTGCTGACGAAGCTCAGAAAAAAGCAATTCAATTGGATACTAAAGGTGAGAACAAAAAACTAATTGATTACACCAATCGTAACCTGGCTCAGTATCAGTTAACCAAAGGTGTTAAGGAATATCAGGCTAAAAAATTTGGCGACGCTTACAAATCATTTGATTACTATCGTACCATTATGCCAGAGGATACTAACGCTATTTATTACACTGGTTTAGCTGCGGTAAATTCTGAAAACTATCCTGCTGCAATTACTAACTACAATAAATTGTTAACCACCAACTATTCTGGTAAAGACAAAATATATCAGGATCTTACTTCAATTTATTTAGCCAGTAAAGATACTGCCGGTGCTTTAAAAATTGCTGACGAGGCAGTTGCTAAATTTCCTAATAACGGCGAGTTCCGCAAACGTGCAATTGAAATTGAATTACAAAGCGGTAAACAGCAAGAAGTATTAAGCAAAATTACTTCTGCAATTGCTGCTGATCCTAAAAACAAAACTTTATACTATTATGCTGGCCTTACTTATTCAGGCTTGGCAGAAAATGCTGCTAAAAGCTTAAAAGCTGCTGCACCTGCTGCAAAAGCTGCTTTGCAAAAAACTAAAGAAGAAAACTTTACTAAAGCAGCAGATATGTATAAAAAAGCATTAGAGATTGATCCTAACTACTTCGAAGCTAACCTTAACTTAGGCTTCGTGTTGATTAACCCAGCTATCGATGCTTACAATGCTGCTAACAAATTGCCTGCAAGCAAGCAAAAAGAGTACGATGCTGCCGTTGCAAAAGCAAACGCAATGTTTGATGCTGCTGGTCCTTACCTGAAAAAAGCGGTAGAGCTAAATCCTAAATCACCAGATGCTTTAGGTAACTTAAAAACCTACTACTTAGGCAAAAAAGACCAGGCGCACGCTGCTGAAGTTCAAAAACAAATTGATGCTTTAAAATAA